One genomic region from Bacteroidota bacterium encodes:
- a CDS encoding UDP-3-O-(3-hydroxymyristoyl)glucosamine N-acyltransferase: MKLNKPITVQEASDILDISFVGDGQRLIHGINEIHKVEAGDLTFVDIEKYYTKSLTSAATIILINKEVDCPEGKSLLISDNPFNDYKKLVNKFWVEEDVPQNGELIHKQAEIGAGTKIFPGVYIAPDVKIGQNCIIHPFVSIHNGSILGDRVEIKSNTVIGGDAFYYKGDGVQFEKWPSCGRVIIHDDVHIGSGCTVDKGVSGDTIIGKHTKIDNQIHIAHGVEIGERCLFAAKTGIAGKTIIEDDVTVWGQVGIIKSIRIGAKSTILSSSLVTKSLKGNATYYGNPAREVSVVYKEMAAARQLPEWMKKVDNELTD; the protein is encoded by the coding sequence ATGAAGCTGAATAAACCTATTACTGTTCAAGAGGCAAGTGATATTCTTGACATATCTTTTGTGGGTGATGGCCAACGATTGATTCATGGTATTAATGAAATTCATAAAGTTGAAGCAGGCGATTTAACCTTTGTTGATATTGAAAAATACTATACAAAATCACTGACTTCAGCGGCCACCATTATTTTAATCAATAAAGAGGTTGACTGCCCGGAAGGAAAATCTTTGTTGATTAGTGATAATCCGTTTAATGATTATAAAAAGCTGGTGAATAAATTTTGGGTGGAAGAAGACGTTCCACAAAATGGTGAACTTATACATAAGCAAGCTGAAATAGGAGCTGGAACGAAAATTTTTCCGGGCGTTTATATTGCGCCTGATGTAAAAATTGGCCAAAACTGCATAATTCATCCATTCGTTAGTATTCATAATGGAAGTATTTTAGGCGATAGGGTGGAAATCAAATCAAATACGGTTATTGGAGGTGATGCTTTTTACTATAAAGGCGATGGAGTTCAATTTGAAAAGTGGCCTTCCTGTGGGCGGGTTATTATACATGATGATGTTCATATTGGATCAGGATGTACGGTAGATAAAGGCGTTTCGGGTGATACGATCATCGGAAAACATACTAAAATTGATAATCAGATTCATATTGCTCATGGTGTAGAAATTGGTGAGCGTTGTTTGTTCGCAGCCAAAACAGGTATAGCCGGTAAAACAATTATTGAAGATGATGTAACTGTTTGGGGTCAGGTTGGCATTATTAAATCCATTCGAATTGGAGCCAAATCAACCATATTGTCTTCCTCTTTGGTCACAAAATCTTTAAAAGGAAATGCAACTTATTATGGGAATCCTGCTCGTGAGGTAAGTGTTGTCTATAAAGAAATGGCGGCAGCTAGACAACTACCGGAATGGATGAAAAAAGTGGATAATGAACTGACCGATTAA